The proteins below are encoded in one region of Catenulispora sp. GP43:
- a CDS encoding dihydrofolate reductase family protein, giving the protein MSTVVLDVSMSLDGFTAGADISEHAPLGVGGEQLHAWIFDDAPERKVDHDVIAASNAAVGAAVVGRRTFDLGLHFWGGTPWPGTPTFVVTHEQRADLVGDNGGAFAFDGVQGAVRRAKEAAGTKDVMVLGAHTAGSLVAAGLLDEVRIHLVPVLLGAGTPLFAGQIAALVRVGEPFAGTVTHLRYRVLKP; this is encoded by the coding sequence ATGAGCACAGTGGTCCTGGACGTGTCGATGTCCCTGGACGGCTTCACCGCCGGAGCCGACATCAGCGAGCACGCACCGCTGGGCGTCGGCGGCGAGCAGCTCCATGCCTGGATCTTCGACGACGCGCCGGAGCGCAAGGTGGACCACGACGTCATCGCGGCCTCGAACGCGGCCGTCGGGGCCGCCGTCGTCGGCCGGCGCACCTTCGACCTGGGGCTGCACTTCTGGGGCGGCACGCCGTGGCCCGGCACCCCGACCTTCGTGGTGACCCACGAGCAGCGGGCCGACCTGGTCGGCGACAACGGCGGGGCCTTCGCCTTCGACGGCGTGCAGGGCGCGGTCCGGCGGGCCAAGGAGGCCGCCGGCACCAAGGACGTCATGGTGCTCGGCGCGCACACCGCCGGGTCCCTGGTCGCCGCGGGCCTGCTCGACGAGGTACGCATCCATCTCGTCCCGGTCCTGCTCGGCGCGGGCACGCCGCTGTTCGCCGGCCAGATCGCCGCGCTCGTCCGCGTCGGCGAGCCGTTCGCGGGGACGGTGACGCACCTGCGCTACCGCGTCCTCAAGCCCTGA